The following are from one region of the Bradyrhizobium septentrionale genome:
- a CDS encoding branched-chain amino acid ABC transporter permease, whose product MAELIVISTLNGVLFGMLLFLLSSGLTVIFSMMGVLNFAHASFYMLGAFFGYQLTRWIGFWPAFVLAPLLVGVVGMGVERYGLRNTHKHGHVAELLLTFGLAFAIEEIVSMIWGKSPVDYRVPAMLDFPAFTVFSTNYPAYKIFMLVVSVVIFIALLVTLKKTRVGLIVQAALTHPSMVGHLGHNVGRIFMLVFGVGSALAGLAGVIAGPSLVTQSDMAALLGPILFVVIVFGGLGSLPGAFIASLLIGLIQTFAVALNGSLASVFGPLDPSLGASPLTDIWNVTIAQIAPILPYVLLVLVLIFRPMGLLGTRES is encoded by the coding sequence ATGGCTGAGCTGATCGTCATCTCGACGCTCAACGGCGTCTTGTTCGGCATGTTGCTGTTTCTGTTGTCCAGCGGGCTCACCGTCATCTTCAGCATGATGGGCGTGCTCAATTTCGCGCATGCGAGCTTCTACATGCTGGGCGCGTTTTTCGGCTATCAGCTGACGCGCTGGATCGGATTCTGGCCGGCCTTCGTGCTGGCGCCGCTGCTGGTCGGCGTGGTCGGCATGGGCGTCGAGCGCTACGGCCTGCGCAACACCCACAAGCACGGCCATGTCGCCGAGCTGCTTTTGACCTTCGGCCTGGCGTTCGCGATCGAGGAAATCGTCTCGATGATCTGGGGCAAGAGCCCGGTCGACTACCGGGTCCCGGCGATGCTCGACTTCCCGGCCTTCACCGTGTTCTCCACCAATTATCCCGCCTACAAGATCTTCATGCTGGTGGTGTCGGTCGTGATCTTCATCGCGCTGCTGGTCACGCTGAAGAAGACCCGGGTCGGTCTCATCGTGCAGGCCGCGCTGACCCATCCGAGCATGGTCGGCCATCTCGGCCACAATGTCGGGCGCATCTTCATGCTGGTGTTCGGCGTCGGCAGTGCGCTGGCGGGCCTCGCCGGCGTCATCGCCGGTCCCTCGCTGGTGACGCAATCCGACATGGCCGCGCTGCTCGGCCCGATCCTGTTCGTCGTCATCGTGTTCGGCGGCCTCGGCTCGTTGCCCGGCGCCTTCATCGCTTCGCTATTGATTGGTTTGATCCAGACCTTTGCGGTCGCGCTGAACGGTTCGCTCGCCAGCGTGTTCGGCCCGCTCGACCCGAGCCTCGGCGCCTCGCCGCTCACCGACATCTGGAACGTCACGATCGCGCAGATCGCGCCGATCCTGCCCTATGTGCTGCTGGTGCTGGTCCTGATCTTCCGCCCCATGGGCCTGCTGGGGACGCGCGAGTCATGA
- a CDS encoding branched-chain amino acid ABC transporter substrate-binding protein, which yields MRHLPFAVAAAFLMLGSAASAQETIKIGYIDPLSGGGASVGEGGLKTFQYLADELNAKGGILGHKVEIVPLDNKTNPQESLVQAQKAVDAGIRYITQGNGSSVGAALEDFVTKNNSRNPGKEVLYFNYAAVDPAMTNEKCSYWHFRWDANSEIKMAALTNYMKDQPSIKKVYLINQDYSFGQSVRTDARKMLAAKRSDIQIVGDELHPLLKITDFSPYVAKIKASGADSVVTGNWGQDFALLLKAAADAGLKVNWYTYYAGGAGGPTAIKQTGLENQVFQISEGVPNSGNKAAMDFEKDFRAKTGISVWYPRAVNEMRMFKAAAEKANSIDPVKVAAALEGMKFDVFDGGEGFMRKDDHQFFQPIYISSFGSLTDKAKEPYDEENTGWGWRIVSKSDTAQTILPTTCNMKRP from the coding sequence ATGCGTCATCTTCCCTTTGCCGTGGCTGCGGCCTTCCTGATGCTTGGTAGCGCGGCGTCCGCGCAGGAAACCATCAAGATCGGCTATATCGATCCGCTCTCCGGCGGCGGTGCGAGCGTTGGTGAGGGCGGCCTGAAGACGTTTCAGTACCTCGCCGACGAATTGAACGCCAAGGGCGGCATCCTTGGCCACAAGGTCGAGATCGTCCCGCTCGACAACAAGACCAATCCGCAGGAAAGCCTGGTGCAGGCGCAGAAGGCGGTCGACGCCGGCATCCGCTACATCACCCAGGGCAACGGCTCGTCGGTCGGCGCCGCGCTCGAGGATTTCGTCACCAAGAACAATTCGCGCAACCCCGGCAAGGAAGTGCTCTACTTCAACTATGCCGCGGTCGATCCGGCCATGACCAACGAGAAGTGCAGCTACTGGCACTTCCGCTGGGATGCGAACTCGGAGATCAAGATGGCAGCGCTGACCAACTACATGAAGGATCAGCCGTCCATCAAGAAAGTCTACCTGATCAACCAGGACTATTCGTTCGGCCAGTCGGTGCGCACGGATGCGCGCAAGATGCTGGCGGCCAAGCGCTCCGACATCCAGATCGTCGGCGACGAATTGCATCCGCTGCTCAAGATCACCGACTTCTCGCCCTACGTCGCCAAGATCAAGGCGTCCGGCGCCGACAGCGTCGTGACCGGCAACTGGGGACAGGACTTCGCGCTGCTCTTGAAGGCGGCGGCCGACGCCGGCCTCAAGGTCAACTGGTACACCTACTATGCCGGCGGCGCCGGCGGACCGACCGCGATCAAGCAGACCGGCCTCGAGAACCAGGTGTTCCAGATCAGCGAAGGCGTCCCGAACTCCGGCAACAAGGCGGCGATGGATTTCGAGAAGGACTTCCGCGCCAAGACCGGCATTTCCGTGTGGTATCCGCGCGCGGTCAACGAGATGCGGATGTTCAAGGCGGCCGCCGAGAAGGCCAACTCGATCGATCCGGTGAAGGTCGCGGCCGCGCTCGAGGGCATGAAGTTCGACGTGTTCGACGGCGGCGAGGGCTTCATGCGCAAGGACGACCACCAGTTCTTCCAGCCGATCTACATCTCCTCGTTCGGCTCGCTGACCGACAAGGCCAAGGAGCCGTATGACGAGGAAAACACCGGCTGGGGCTGGCGCATCGTCTCCAAGAGCGACACCGCGCAGACGATACTTCCGACCACCTGCAACATGAAGCGGCCCTGA
- a CDS encoding ketopantoate reductase family protein, translating into MARNILILGASYGSLLGTKLLMAGHNVTLVCRKNTADLINRDGTEVRIKLRDEKEHRSIFSRDLPGKLDAVTPADVDVSRYDMVGLAMQEPQYTNHTVRVLMIKIAAAKLPCLSIMNMPPLPYLKRIPALAGMDLEEAYTNAQVWERFEPGLVTLCSPDPQAFRPPEEKANVLHVGLPTNFKASAFADDKHNKVLRELEADIDAVTLDGQDVPVKLKVFDSLFVPLAKWSMLLTGNYRCITPKEPQSIRDAVHGDLTRSQAIYDHVDSIARQLGADPADQVPFAKYAKAAESLLKPSSAARAVAAGAPFIERVDLLVKLISHQLGKPSAEIDRTVETVDQKLNEKIVQGGSGAE; encoded by the coding sequence ATGGCGCGCAACATTCTGATTTTGGGAGCTTCCTACGGCTCCCTGCTGGGGACCAAGCTTCTGATGGCGGGTCACAATGTGACCTTGGTGTGCCGGAAGAACACGGCCGACCTGATCAACCGCGACGGCACCGAGGTCCGCATCAAGCTGCGCGACGAAAAGGAGCACCGCTCTATCTTCTCGCGCGATTTGCCGGGCAAGCTCGACGCCGTGACACCCGCCGATGTCGACGTGTCGCGCTACGACATGGTTGGGCTGGCGATGCAGGAGCCGCAATACACCAACCACACGGTTCGCGTGCTGATGATCAAGATCGCGGCGGCGAAGCTGCCCTGCCTGTCGATCATGAACATGCCGCCGCTGCCGTATCTGAAGCGGATTCCCGCGCTCGCCGGTATGGACCTCGAGGAGGCCTACACCAATGCGCAGGTGTGGGAGCGCTTCGAACCGGGACTGGTGACGCTGTGCTCGCCGGATCCGCAGGCCTTCCGTCCGCCGGAAGAGAAGGCCAACGTGCTGCATGTCGGCCTGCCGACCAACTTCAAGGCCTCCGCCTTCGCCGACGACAAGCACAACAAGGTGCTGCGCGAGCTCGAAGCCGATATCGACGCGGTGACGCTCGACGGCCAGGACGTGCCGGTGAAGCTGAAGGTGTTTGACTCGCTGTTCGTGCCGCTGGCGAAATGGTCGATGCTGCTGACCGGCAATTATCGCTGCATCACGCCGAAGGAGCCGCAATCGATCCGCGACGCCGTGCACGGCGACCTGACGCGCTCGCAGGCGATCTACGACCATGTCGATTCGATCGCGCGCCAGCTCGGCGCCGATCCTGCCGACCAGGTGCCGTTCGCGAAATACGCCAAGGCGGCGGAAAGCCTGCTCAAGCCGTCCTCGGCGGCCCGTGCGGTCGCCGCCGGCGCGCCGTTCATCGAGCGCGTCGACCTCTTGGTGAAGCTGATCTCGCACCAGCTCGGCAAGCCCAGCGCCGAGATCGACCGCACGGTCGAGACCGTCGATCAGAAGCTGAACGAGAAGATCGTGCAGGGCGGCTCCGGCGCGGAGTGA
- the rnk gene encoding nucleoside diphosphate kinase regulator, whose protein sequence is MTRTIHTSFTAPALPPIVITASEAHRLSVLADSSMAVFPSVAEFLARETDRAQLVADDAELPDVVRMGSLVRYRDDETGDVREVVLVYPHEADIALRRISVLTPVGAALIGLSVGQTIDFQTPSHQTRSVTILAVKHQG, encoded by the coding sequence ATGACCCGAACCATTCACACTAGCTTTACCGCCCCTGCATTGCCGCCGATCGTGATCACCGCGAGCGAGGCGCATCGCCTCAGCGTGCTGGCCGATTCCAGCATGGCGGTGTTTCCCAGCGTGGCCGAGTTCCTCGCGCGCGAGACCGACCGGGCGCAGCTCGTCGCCGATGATGCCGAGCTGCCGGACGTGGTCCGCATGGGCTCGCTTGTGCGCTATCGCGACGACGAGACCGGCGACGTCAGGGAGGTCGTGCTGGTGTACCCGCACGAAGCCGACATCGCGCTCCGGCGCATCTCGGTGCTGACGCCGGTCGGCGCCGCGCTGATCGGGCTCTCGGTCGGACAAACCATCGATTTTCAGACACCGAGCCACCAGACGCGTTCGGTGACGATTTTGGCCGTGAAGCATCAGGGCTAG
- a CDS encoding chromate transporter, with the protein MTGTLVTLALIFAQLSLLAFGGGNTILPEMQRQVVDIHHWLTAQEFGALFALAQAAPGPNMMVVPLVGWHVAGFSGVLVTSLAKFGPSSLVTGIALRLWERFKDRPWRRTVQAGLVPVTAGLVTASAIVITHTSVSGWGTVLIAALVAIATTATRIHPLLALAAGAVLGLTGIGQP; encoded by the coding sequence ATGACCGGAACCCTTGTCACGCTCGCACTGATCTTCGCCCAGCTCTCGCTGCTCGCCTTTGGCGGCGGCAACACCATCCTGCCGGAGATGCAGCGTCAGGTGGTCGATATCCATCACTGGCTGACGGCGCAGGAATTCGGCGCGCTGTTCGCGCTGGCGCAGGCCGCACCCGGGCCGAACATGATGGTGGTCCCGCTGGTGGGCTGGCATGTCGCGGGCTTCTCCGGCGTGCTGGTGACCTCGCTCGCCAAGTTCGGGCCGTCGTCGCTGGTCACCGGCATCGCGCTCCGGCTCTGGGAGCGCTTCAAGGACCGGCCATGGCGACGCACCGTGCAGGCCGGGCTCGTGCCTGTCACCGCCGGCCTCGTGACCGCGAGCGCCATCGTCATCACCCACACCTCGGTCTCGGGCTGGGGCACGGTGCTGATCGCGGCTCTGGTCGCCATCGCCACCACGGCGACCCGCATCCATCCGCTGCTCGCGCTCGCCGCTGGTGCTGTGCTCGGCCTTACCGGCATCGGCCAGCCCTGA
- a CDS encoding chromate transporter: MDAAPATLSSKHEAPDIGELFTGFFILGLTGFGGVLPLARHMMVEKRGWLSSAEFTDLLGLCQFLPGGNIINMSVAVGLKFRGIPGALASILGLIAVPTAVVIGLGVIYGRFANDPVVRHLFGGLAAAAAGLLISTAIKIAWPLRKDVLGLFIGALCVLAIAVLRLPLLPTLLTLAPLSIFLRSRQAS; this comes from the coding sequence ATGGATGCAGCACCCGCCACCCTCTCCTCCAAGCACGAGGCGCCCGATATCGGCGAGCTGTTCACGGGCTTCTTCATCCTCGGACTGACCGGCTTCGGCGGCGTGCTGCCGTTGGCGCGCCACATGATGGTGGAGAAGCGCGGCTGGCTCTCCAGCGCCGAGTTCACCGACCTGCTCGGGCTCTGCCAATTCCTGCCCGGCGGCAACATCATCAACATGTCGGTTGCGGTGGGCTTGAAGTTTCGCGGCATTCCCGGCGCGCTCGCGTCGATCCTTGGCCTGATCGCGGTGCCGACCGCGGTCGTGATCGGCCTTGGCGTGATCTATGGCCGCTTCGCCAACGATCCCGTGGTCCGCCATCTGTTCGGCGGCCTGGCTGCCGCCGCGGCCGGGCTGCTGATCTCCACCGCGATCAAGATCGCCTGGCCGTTGCGCAAGGATGTCCTCGGTCTCTTCATCGGCGCGCTCTGCGTGCTCGCGATCGCGGTGCTGAGGCTACCGCTGCTGCCGACCCTGCTGACGCTCGCACCGCTCAGCATCTTTCTTCGATCGAGGCAGGCGTCATGA
- a CDS encoding LysR family transcriptional regulator has protein sequence MELRHLRYAVAVAEEGHITRAAARLGIQQPPLSQQIRALETAIGAPLFRRQPRGVELTAAGRAFVDKARAVLRDADLAVEAARRASRGQEGQLAIGFTSSAAFHPFVTGVMREMRERAPAITLSLEEASTGELIEAVEADRLDAAFVRSPSERLENLTITHLLDEEMLVALPDHHPRARKDTRRRIALASLADEPLILYRRPTGPGLYDSIIAACRAAGFSPKVAQEATRMVSTLSLVAAGLGISIVPESMARLETAGVSYLRLDRSAGLVAPLALARKKGPAGGTLGRLLGIVTRRVKDRAGV, from the coding sequence ATCGAACTGCGCCATCTCCGCTATGCCGTCGCGGTGGCCGAGGAAGGTCACATCACCCGCGCCGCCGCGCGGCTCGGCATCCAGCAGCCGCCGCTGAGCCAGCAGATCCGCGCGCTGGAGACCGCGATCGGCGCGCCGCTGTTTCGCAGGCAGCCGCGCGGGGTCGAACTGACCGCCGCCGGCCGCGCCTTCGTCGACAAGGCGCGCGCGGTCCTGCGCGACGCCGACCTCGCCGTGGAGGCCGCGCGGCGGGCGAGCCGCGGCCAGGAAGGCCAGCTTGCGATCGGCTTCACCTCCTCGGCCGCCTTCCATCCCTTCGTCACCGGCGTGATGCGCGAAATGCGCGAGCGTGCGCCGGCGATCACCCTCTCGCTCGAGGAGGCTTCGACCGGCGAGCTGATCGAGGCCGTCGAGGCCGACCGGCTCGATGCCGCATTCGTCCGCTCGCCGAGCGAGCGGCTGGAGAATTTGACGATCACCCATCTGCTTGACGAGGAGATGCTGGTCGCGTTGCCCGACCATCATCCGCGCGCCCGCAAGGACACGCGCCGCCGGATTGCGCTGGCCTCGCTCGCCGACGAGCCGTTGATCCTCTACCGCCGCCCGACCGGGCCGGGTCTCTACGACAGCATTATCGCCGCCTGCCGCGCGGCGGGCTTCAGCCCCAAGGTGGCGCAGGAGGCGACGCGGATGGTGTCGACGCTCAGCCTCGTCGCGGCGGGGCTCGGGATTTCGATCGTGCCGGAATCGATGGCGCGGCTGGAGACCGCGGGCGTGTCCTATCTCCGCCTCGATCGCTCCGCGGGCCTGGTCGCGCCTCTGGCGCTGGCCCGCAAGAAGGGGCCCGCCGGCGGCACGCTCGGCCGCCTGCTTGGCATTGTCACGCGCCGGGTGAAGGACCGCGCCGGGGTTTGA